Genomic window (Pseudomonadota bacterium):
GTGCAGGTAACCTCTACAGCCGGAACAGGCATTTTCCGCATAGATTCTAAAGTCTTTGCCATTCTCCAGATTAATCACGGGCTGCTTAAATGTACTGGCTACCTTATCAATGGGGGTACCGAGCACTTCGATCTTCTCAGATTCTATAGGACCCAATCCCTGCAGATATGCCAGCAATACCGGGGGAGACATATGAGGCTTAAGGCCCATAACCCTCATGGTAACAGCATCTACAGCAACCGGATTCTCTCCTCCTATCAAGAGATTCATCGTTTTAGGGTTACCCATTACAGGTCCGAAATCCTCTTGTCCCACAATGCCGTCAATTATAGTAAGATCGGGCTTAACAACATGATGAATGTTGACAAGATTCTGCCAGAGTCCGAAAAAATGGGTCATATACTTCTCCAGGGGCGGCATGACCCCCTGAAGATTTTTGATTCCTAGAGAGACGCCCGCCGCAAAATGTATCTTCATGACCGGGAGACTTATGAGGACATCAGCTTCTTCGACTGTTCGTGGAACCTTTCGGGACTTCATCCGTTTTCCTGCCGGGACCAATTTTTCCACAAGCTGATCGGCGTTCAGATCAACGAGGCTCACCTTGCCGGGGTCCAAATCGATCAGTTTGGGATAGCCATAGACCTCAAACATCTTGCCGGTGGCACTCCGGTTGATGGATGATCCCTCGGCCACAATCACTTTTCCCGCAGTGGGCAGTAGAAGCTCGATGAGGCCCTTCAAGATACGAATATCGGTGACCACTCCGCCGTGATACGTACCTCCCGTCATACCGTGGTCAGCCACCACGTTCGGCTTGAGGACCACTGTCTGTCCCGGCTTTACGTATTTCCTTATGCCTCCAAGCCTGTCCAGCAAACGCTGGAGTGCTGCCTTTATGTCTGCTTCAGTCTGACTCTTTGCAACCTCTTCAATGACTACCTTTTCTTTCTTACGATACGCCTTTAAAGGTTTATACTCTCTCAGTTGCCGAAAAAAGACCGACGTACTTAATTCCATTTTAACCAAAGAGCAGCCGCAGGCTCTTATTTTCCTGGTAGGACGAAAACCATATTTCACCAGCCAGTCAAATTTCTCCCTGTCATCCTCCAGTATCTCGGCAGACACAAGACTTTCTCTTGTAATGAGTGCGTCAATGGCCTGCGTTCGAATCATCGGCTGATCCTTGTCGGGATTTACAAATATCTCTTCAATAGCACTTGTAGCTTTGTTGTAAATAATCCAGCCAACAGTTTTGTTCTCCTTTCTCACAAGATAGACAACACTGTCAGGACTTTCTTTCCAATGCTCCCATCGCGCACTGATACAGGTAAGATCAATACCTGGTATTTTCGAA
Coding sequences:
- a CDS encoding DUF362 domain-containing protein is translated as MLDIKLKKGKLSSTLWNSSSGYYSKIPGIDLTCISARWEHWKESPDSVVYLVRKENKTVGWIIYNKATSAIEEIFVNPDKDQPMIRTQAIDALITRESLVSAEILEDDREKFDWLVKYGFRPTRKIRACGCSLVKMELSTSVFFRQLREYKPLKAYRKKEKVVIEEVAKSQTEADIKAALQRLLDRLGGIRKYVKPGQTVVLKPNVVADHGMTGGTYHGGVVTDIRILKGLIELLLPTAGKVIVAEGSSINRSATGKMFEVYGYPKLIDLDPGKVSLVDLNADQLVEKLVPAGKRMKSRKVPRTVEEADVLISLPVMKIHFAAGVSLGIKNLQGVMPPLEKYMTHFFGLWQNLVNIHHVVKPDLTIIDGIVGQEDFGPVMGNPKTMNLLIGGENPVAVDAVTMRVMGLKPHMSPPVLLAYLQGLGPIESEKIEVLGTPIDKVASTFKQPVINLENGKDFRIYAENACSGCRGYLHFVLEKLRRPDPADPSRLLINRPFEPKVNIFLGPHDGADANPGETNIFMGICQLHHAEKGASLVGCPPHAEVIMNGIFRLFPDVARPKYADETEEAKLEKMLKESLETLV